ATACAAGTAAATCCCGTGAGCCAAACGGACAAGAATTCCCTTTTCTTTCAGGCGAAATAAGGCTTTCTTAACACTTTCAGGATTGCCATAGTCTAAAAAATCGTCCACAAATAGAATGCTTCCCTTTGGGTAGGTTTTCAGTGCTTCTGCAATTCTATTTTCTACTTGGGGTCTTTCCATTGGCTTAATTTACTCACGAACAGTTCATTGTTTAAGGTGTTTGTGAAACTTCGTTTTCGTCCCAAATTTAGTAAATATTTGGGACGGTAGAAGATATTAAGCCATCTTTTTAGTACTTAAATTTTGCTGTGTCTCAATACCATTACCCACAACGCGAACTTACGCGCAAAACTGCTATCAACTACGCCTGAATTCGCCCGGGGAAGTACCTGTCAGGCGTTTAAATACGCTGATAAAAAAGTTCAGGCTGCGAAAACCCACCATATAGCAAACTTCGGTAACACTGCGCCGACGGTCGGCCAGCAGTTGCTTAGCCCACGCTATTCGCTCGTGTTGGATAAACTCCAACGGGCTTAAACCAAATTCGCGTTTAAACGCACGAAAGAAAGCCGCACGACTCATGCAGGCTATGTCGGCAAGTTTGTCCACATTCAACGGCTCGTGCAAGTGCCTGCGGATATGGTCGGCAACAAAAGCCATGCGGTGGTTGGCTATTTTCGGCGAACCGGGCATGAGCAACAGCCGCCGCGCCTGTGTTTGCATCAGGCGGATGAGCAGTTCTTCCAGTGTCAGGTTGGCGAGCAGGTCTTTTACCAAATGATTTTCCGTAGCGACTTGCATCAGTTTGCTGATATTTTCGGCAATCGGGCGATTGTTGGTCAGGTGGTAGTCCTGCATGGAAAGCTGCCATCGGTCGCCCTCTTCTGCCTTGGGAAAGCGCTCGTTGAGCAGGTCGGTAATGCGCTGTATCCGCTCGGCAGCAATCACCAATGCAATGCACTGCGAAGGGTTTTTTACCGAAGCCTCCGGAAAATCAATCTCCATCAGCTCGCCCGGGGGCACAATCACCGATTCGCCGGGCAGGTAGTCAAACCCGCTTTGCCCGAACAGGTGCATAATTTTTTTCCCTTTCAGCATGGAAGTAATCACAAGGTCATTGAAGCGAAGCGGCACTCGCTCGGCGTAGCGATGGGTTTCATAAATGTTCAACTCCATCGTATCCATCGTAAAAGCCCGCCGATGCTCCACCAATCGTTGCAGAGAGGCCTCACGGGAAAAAGGTAATGCAGGGGGGATGAATCCACGTTGTGCCATGGGAGCAGCAGTTAAAGTAATACGACGTTTTCTGGTAGTTGAGGTGTTGATACGATTGTGATATCGGTTGCGACAATCGTGCAAGCAATGCCCTAATTTATTGATTTCCTTTGGCATTGCTAACAAAACAGTAAAAGAAAATGGAGACAATGCTGACTGATGCGCCCAGCCGTATTTTGGAGCGCCCCAAGTTTAAAGACCGCTACGACCACTTCATTGGCGGCAAGTTTGTTCCTCCGGCAAGTGGCGAATATTTTGACAATATTTCGCCGATTGACGGTAAAGTTTTTACACAAGCCGCACGCGGCAACAAACAAGACATTGAGCGCGCATTGGATGCCGCTCATGCCGCTTTCCCGTCATTCTCCCGCACATCGGCTACTTTCCGCAGCAATATGCTGTTGAAGATTGCTCAAGTGATGGAGGATAATTTGGAATATTTGGCGCGGGTAGAAACCGTAGATAACGGCAAGCCCATCCGCGAAACCCGTGCTGCCGACCTGCCGCTGGCAATTGACCACTTCCGCTATTTTGCGGGTGTCATCCGTGCCGATGAAAGCAGTATCGCCGAGTTAGACGAGCACACCATTTCCATCAACATCCACGAACCGATTGGCGTGGTGGGGCAGATTATTCCATGGAACTTCCCGATTCTGATGGCGGCGTGGAAAATTGCGCCTGCACTGGCAGCGGGCTGTACGGTAGTAGTGAAACCTGCCGAACAAACCCCGACCAGCATTATGTGCCTGATGGAACTGATTCAGGACATTATTCCTCCGGGCGTAGTCAATATTGTTACAGGCTTTGGCTTAGAGGCAGGCAAGCCGCTGGCAAGTTCGCCGCGGGTGGCAAAGGTTGCCTTTACGGGTGAAACCACCACCGGCCGCCTGATTTTGCAATATGCTTCCGAAAATATTATCCCCGTTACGATGGAGTTGGGCGGAAAATCGCCTAATATTTTCTTCCCGAGCGTTATGGATGCCGACGACGAGTTTTTTGACAAGTGTTTGGAAGGCGCAACCATGTTTGCACTCAATCAGGGCGAAGTGTGCACCTGTCCTTCGCGGATTTTGGTGCATGAGAGCATCGCGGATGCGTTCCTTGCGCGGGTGGTAGAGCGTGTGAAGCAAATCAAAGTTGGCCACCCGCTTGACCCCGAAACCATGATGGGTGCGCAGGCCAGCAACGACCAGTACGAAAAAATCCAAAATTATTTGCAAATCGGTAAGGAAGAAGGTGCAAAAGTGCTTTGCGGCGGCGCACCGTTGCACATCAACAGCGGATTGGAAAACGGATACTACATCCAGCCGACTATTTTCCTCGGCAACAATAAAATGCGCGTGTTCCAAGAAGAAATTTTTGGCCCCGTAACGTCTGCAACAACTTTCAAAACCACCGAAGAGGCCATTCAGATTGCCAATGAAACCCTCTACGGCCTTGGAGCGGGCGTTTGGACACGTGATGCGCATGAACTTTTCCAAGTGCCGCGTGCCATTCAGGCAGGCCGTGTTTGGGTGAACTGTTACCATGCGTACCCTGCCCATGCACCGTTTGGCGGTTACAAAAAATCAGGATTCGGCAGAGAAACCCACAAAATGATGCTGAACCACTACCGTCAGAATAAAAACATGCTCATCAGCTACGATAAAAACAAACTGGGTTTCTTCTAATCGTTTGCATGAGTTGTCAGTACTGAACCATCCCGATTTTTCGGGGTGGTTTTTTTTGTTATGCGATGGTTGATAAAATATGCTTGATTTTTTGGACGCCCCATTTAACCAAAAATACCAATTAAATTTTTCGTTATTTAACCTTGTGGCAATCGTTAGCGCGTTCAAATGTGCCTTTTGTTAAAAAATAATCAACTTTTATTTGTGGTGGTGGATAAAAAATGATGCCATCATACCTTGCGGCGCATTTAACTAAACGCACTATGAAACACCGCTTACTTCACCGTTGGAAGCCATTGCAGATGGCTGTTTTGTTGTTGTGCAGTCTGTTTTTCAGCGAACAGGCATTTGCGCAATCCAATACATCAATTATTGGCATTGTTCGCTCAAAAGGCAATGAAGCGCTGCCCGGTGCCAATGTATCCGTTAAAAATGAGGCAACAGGTTTTACTACGGGCACTGTTGCCAATACCGAAGGTCGCTTTGTTATCAATCAGTTGCCTTTGGGAGGGCCGTACACCGTTACCGCCCAGTTTATCGGCTACGGCACCGTTCAGAAAACAGGCTACATTCTGCGCGTAGGCGAGCAGTTGCGCATTGACTTTGAGTTGGAGGAAAAAGCCTCTGAACTTCAGACCGTAGAAGTAACGGCTTCGGAAGACAACATGGCGAGGGTTTCCCCGCTGGGTGCTGCAACCCGCCTAAGTGTTCAGGAAATCAAGCACATGCCTACCAACGGCCGCAGTTTTCAGGATTTGGCCAACCTCAGCCCGGTAGTGGGTTCCGGGGCTACCTTTGCTATCGGCGGACAGCGCGAAAGTTCTACCGCCATCACCTTGGACGGCGGTAATCAGCGCTACATGATGAACGGTGGCCTGATTTCTTCCATTACCGTTTCCATGGAAGCCATCCGCGAATATGAGGTAACAAATAACAGCTACAACGTATTGGAAGGCAGACAAGGCGGCGGCTCGGTCAATGTTATTACCAAAAGCGGTACAAATAATTTGACGGGCAGCGCTTTTTACTACATCCGCAACCGCAACCTGACCCGCGACAAGAATTTTCTCAATCAGCCGATTAATGATTTCCAAATCCGTCAGTACGGGGCTTCGCTTGGCGGGGCGATTGTTAAAGACAAACTGCATTTCTTTACGGCCTTTGACTTTGAAGACCGCACAGACCCTCCGCTGGCGATTATTGACGTGCGCGACAACGCCACCGAGCGCCTTGCACAAATTTCCCGCACCAATTTAGACAGGCTGCTGACCATTTTGCAAGACCAGTACGGAGTGGACAGAAACCAGCAGCAAACAGGTCTTTTTCCGCGTGAGGCCACCAACCGCACAGTATTTGCCCGCTTAGACTGGCAGATTAACGACAAACACCGCCTGACTTTCCGCAACAACGTATTGTGGGCATATGCACCGCTGACAGTCGGCCCTTCGGGCGTTGACCCAACCATGATTTACGAAAGCTACGGTAATACGCGCATTTGGTCGTATTCAGGTTTGGCACAGTTGCGTTCTGTGCTCAGCTCGCGCCTGACTAACGATTTGAAAGTGCAGTATTTGGCCGCACAACGCAATTTTGAACCCAATACTCG
This genomic interval from Rhodoflexus caldus contains the following:
- a CDS encoding aldehyde dehydrogenase family protein, giving the protein MLTDAPSRILERPKFKDRYDHFIGGKFVPPASGEYFDNISPIDGKVFTQAARGNKQDIERALDAAHAAFPSFSRTSATFRSNMLLKIAQVMEDNLEYLARVETVDNGKPIRETRAADLPLAIDHFRYFAGVIRADESSIAELDEHTISINIHEPIGVVGQIIPWNFPILMAAWKIAPALAAGCTVVVKPAEQTPTSIMCLMELIQDIIPPGVVNIVTGFGLEAGKPLASSPRVAKVAFTGETTTGRLILQYASENIIPVTMELGGKSPNIFFPSVMDADDEFFDKCLEGATMFALNQGEVCTCPSRILVHESIADAFLARVVERVKQIKVGHPLDPETMMGAQASNDQYEKIQNYLQIGKEEGAKVLCGGAPLHINSGLENGYYIQPTIFLGNNKMRVFQEEIFGPVTSATTFKTTEEAIQIANETLYGLGAGVWTRDAHELFQVPRAIQAGRVWVNCYHAYPAHAPFGGYKKSGFGRETHKMMLNHYRQNKNMLISYDKNKLGFF
- a CDS encoding AraC family transcriptional regulator; the encoded protein is MAQRGFIPPALPFSREASLQRLVEHRRAFTMDTMELNIYETHRYAERVPLRFNDLVITSMLKGKKIMHLFGQSGFDYLPGESVIVPPGELMEIDFPEASVKNPSQCIALVIAAERIQRITDLLNERFPKAEEGDRWQLSMQDYHLTNNRPIAENISKLMQVATENHLVKDLLANLTLEELLIRLMQTQARRLLLMPGSPKIANHRMAFVADHIRRHLHEPLNVDKLADIACMSRAAFFRAFKREFGLSPLEFIQHERIAWAKQLLADRRRSVTEVCYMVGFRSLNFFISVFKRLTGTSPGEFRRS